One window of Vibrio atlanticus genomic DNA carries:
- a CDS encoding IclR family transcriptional regulator: protein MQTETPQVQGDTPTLRLFALLEVIAQKDEFISLQGLVEETGLPKPTLHRMLQQLEAAGIIQRDGDEKHYSSGIRLRKLAENLLFNSTMHSARRTILENLRAEVGESCNLTALSSGEIIYLDRAETEAPLRFHLQPGSRVPVHCSATGKLFLAHMSKSQRRRLIESVPLTQYTVKTITDYSTLEKDIEEAKIQGFAIDDEEFLPGLVCIAVLIPSSTGQSNLGLAIQAPVIRVKPDEAIKFLPALQKAAKALAKIESDNWG, encoded by the coding sequence ATGCAAACAGAAACACCACAAGTTCAAGGAGATACGCCCACTCTCCGACTTTTTGCACTATTAGAGGTGATAGCGCAAAAAGATGAGTTTATTTCTCTTCAAGGGCTCGTCGAAGAAACCGGACTACCGAAACCAACTCTGCACCGCATGCTGCAACAATTAGAAGCTGCGGGTATTATTCAAAGAGATGGTGACGAAAAGCATTACAGCTCTGGTATTCGACTCAGAAAGCTTGCTGAAAACCTGCTGTTCAATAGCACCATGCACAGCGCACGACGTACTATTCTTGAAAACCTTCGAGCAGAAGTCGGCGAGAGCTGCAACCTAACGGCACTGTCGAGCGGTGAAATCATCTATCTTGATCGCGCAGAAACCGAAGCCCCGCTTCGCTTCCATCTACAACCCGGCTCTCGCGTGCCCGTACATTGCTCAGCCACAGGCAAATTGTTTTTGGCGCACATGTCGAAATCACAACGCAGAAGACTGATCGAAAGTGTGCCCCTCACTCAATACACAGTAAAAACCATCACCGACTATTCGACGCTAGAGAAAGACATCGAAGAAGCGAAGATCCAAGGTTTTGCTATTGATGATGAAGAATTCTTACCCGGTTTAGTCTGTATCGCTGTATTGATACCGTCTTCTACTGGTCAATCCAATCTTGGCTTAGCAATACAAGCGCCAGTGATTCGCGTAAAACCAGACGAAGCGATCAAGTTTCTGCCAGCTCTTCAAAAAGCAGCAAAAGCGCTCGCTAAAATCGAGTCTGATAACTGGGGCTAG
- a CDS encoding malate synthase G → MSSRIQQGSLNIDSTLYQLINDQVIPGTGIVAEDFWQSFATILEDLAPKNRALLIKRDDLQHQIDVWHQERAGQTLDAAEYKEFLQQIGYLVPEGEDFQVTTASVEPEIATQAGPQLVVPIMNARFALNAANARWGSLYDALYGTDVISESDGAEKGGSFNPVRGAKVVSYARGFLDDAAPLNGVSHKDVTKYSISNVSIGNTLTATLDNGEEVTLIDRNQFIGYQGDASAPSSILLKHNNLHIEIQIDPSAPIGSVDVAGIKDVLVESALTTIMDCEDSVAAVDGEDKALAYRNWLGLMKGDLQESLEKNGKTIVRNLNPDRQYTSVTGGEISLKGRSMLFIRNVGHLMTNPAIIDADGNEVPEGIMDGMITSLIAMHDLKGNSAYQNSTANSINIVKPKMHGPEEVAFTNELFGRIEDALGLDRFTIKVGIMDEERRTSVNLKECIRAAKDRVVFINTGFLDRTGDEIHTSMEAGPFAPKTQLKTMTWIGAYEDQNVDLGLACGLQGKAQIGKGMWPEPDNMAKMMDAKIGHPQAGANTAWVPSPTAATLHALHYHKVSVPSRQKELRERVRANVDDILTIPLLGNQKLTAKDIQNELDNNTQGILGYVVRWIDQGVGCSKVPDVNDVGLMEDRATLRISSQHIANWLRHGICEEAQVMKTMKRMAAVVDEQNSGDPSYQNMAPDFENSIAFSAACQLVFEGCAQPSGYTEPVLHAMRLKLKGTAQ, encoded by the coding sequence ATGAGCAGTCGTATTCAACAGGGAAGCTTGAACATTGATAGCACCCTCTACCAATTAATTAATGATCAGGTCATTCCTGGGACAGGCATTGTCGCTGAAGACTTTTGGCAATCTTTTGCAACCATCCTTGAAGATTTGGCTCCAAAGAACCGCGCATTGCTTATTAAGCGCGACGACCTTCAACATCAAATTGACGTCTGGCACCAAGAGCGTGCAGGCCAGACCCTAGATGCGGCAGAGTACAAAGAGTTCTTACAGCAGATAGGCTACTTAGTCCCTGAGGGCGAAGACTTTCAAGTAACCACCGCAAGCGTAGAGCCTGAAATTGCAACACAAGCGGGCCCACAGCTCGTTGTGCCTATTATGAATGCACGTTTTGCACTTAACGCGGCGAATGCGCGTTGGGGCAGTTTATACGATGCGCTCTACGGAACCGATGTTATCAGTGAAAGTGATGGTGCCGAAAAGGGTGGCAGCTTTAACCCGGTTCGTGGCGCTAAAGTAGTGAGCTACGCTCGAGGCTTCCTTGATGATGCTGCACCGTTAAACGGTGTTTCCCATAAAGACGTAACCAAATACAGCATCAGCAACGTCAGCATTGGCAATACACTGACAGCGACCTTAGACAACGGCGAAGAAGTCACTCTAATCGATCGCAACCAGTTCATTGGTTACCAAGGTGATGCGAGTGCGCCTTCAAGTATTCTGCTTAAGCACAACAACCTACATATTGAAATTCAAATCGACCCGAGCGCGCCAATTGGCAGCGTTGATGTGGCTGGTATTAAAGATGTGTTGGTGGAATCGGCTCTCACCACCATTATGGATTGCGAAGATTCGGTAGCAGCGGTTGATGGTGAAGACAAAGCATTGGCTTACCGTAACTGGTTAGGCTTGATGAAAGGTGACTTACAAGAGTCGCTAGAGAAAAATGGCAAGACCATCGTTCGTAACCTCAACCCAGATCGTCAATACACCAGCGTGACGGGAGGCGAGATCTCGCTGAAAGGCCGCAGCATGTTGTTTATTCGCAACGTGGGCCATCTAATGACCAACCCTGCCATTATTGATGCTGACGGTAACGAAGTACCTGAAGGTATTATGGATGGCATGATCACTTCACTAATCGCGATGCATGATTTAAAAGGCAACAGTGCGTACCAAAACTCGACCGCGAACAGCATCAATATTGTTAAACCTAAGATGCATGGCCCTGAAGAAGTGGCGTTTACCAATGAGTTGTTTGGTCGAATCGAAGATGCACTAGGGCTAGATCGATTCACAATCAAAGTCGGCATCATGGACGAAGAACGTCGTACCTCTGTGAACTTGAAAGAATGTATCCGCGCGGCTAAAGATCGTGTTGTATTCATCAACACAGGCTTCCTAGATCGAACCGGTGATGAAATTCACACCAGCATGGAAGCGGGCCCATTTGCTCCTAAAACACAGCTGAAAACCATGACTTGGATTGGCGCATACGAAGACCAGAACGTTGATCTTGGCTTAGCTTGTGGCCTGCAAGGTAAAGCCCAGATCGGTAAAGGCATGTGGCCAGAGCCGGACAATATGGCGAAGATGATGGATGCGAAAATCGGACACCCACAAGCAGGTGCAAATACCGCTTGGGTTCCTTCTCCAACTGCCGCGACTTTGCATGCTTTGCACTATCACAAGGTGAGTGTACCAAGCCGCCAGAAAGAGCTTCGCGAGCGTGTGAGAGCGAACGTTGACGATATTCTGACTATCCCGCTATTAGGTAATCAAAAGCTGACTGCGAAAGATATCCAAAATGAATTGGACAACAATACTCAAGGTATTCTTGGCTACGTAGTGCGTTGGATTGACCAAGGAGTCGGTTGTTCGAAGGTGCCTGATGTTAACGATGTAGGACTAATGGAAGACCGCGCAACGCTACGTATTTCAAGCCAACACATTGCTAACTGGCTACGTCACGGTATTTGCGAGGAAGCCCAAGTAATGAAAACCATGAAGCGCATGGCAGCTGTGGTTGATGAGCAAAACTCTGGGGATCCAAGCTACCAAAACATGGCGCCTGATTTTGAAAATAGCATTGCTTTCTCAGCGGCTTGTCAGCTCGTATTCGAAGGCTGTGCTCAACCTAGTGGTTATACCGAGCCAGTGTTGCATGCGATGCGACTGAAGCTGAAAGGAACCGCACAATAA
- a CDS encoding LysR family transcriptional regulator has product MNIARIDLNLLVYLDMLLRERNVTRAANQLGITQPAMSNGLRRLRDLFEDPLLVRTSEGMIPTERAHKLQPLIRNILANVEKTLQPTTEFNAEDSERVFRIMASDYAESTIIQPLLKKLSEIAPKIRLDIMTPSDVSYQDVEQGTVDIIINRFDDIPQSFHQMSLWHDGFSCLFSCDNPIADNFDILSYLKAQHIWVSKTGMGTGVGINPSEAQKLGWIDEALMRIGKTRNITVFTRHYLSAILFAQQKNLILTIPTKAAQLQRNNPRLLIKPAPFAIEPFEVKMAWSPLLQTNPDHQWMRRLIKSVANEIESGVTE; this is encoded by the coding sequence ATGAATATTGCTCGTATAGACCTTAATTTACTTGTGTATTTAGACATGTTGCTGCGTGAAAGAAACGTAACACGAGCAGCAAATCAGTTAGGAATAACTCAGCCAGCCATGAGTAATGGCCTGCGTCGATTGCGTGATTTATTTGAAGACCCGCTGTTGGTGAGAACCAGTGAAGGGATGATACCGACCGAGCGAGCACATAAACTGCAGCCATTGATTCGAAACATCTTGGCTAATGTAGAAAAGACATTGCAGCCGACCACGGAGTTTAATGCAGAAGACAGTGAGCGTGTGTTTCGTATCATGGCGAGTGACTATGCTGAGTCGACCATTATTCAGCCGCTATTGAAAAAGTTGAGCGAGATAGCACCGAAAATACGCTTGGATATCATGACGCCAAGTGACGTGAGTTATCAGGATGTGGAGCAAGGCACTGTTGATATTATCATCAACCGTTTTGACGACATTCCACAGTCGTTCCATCAGATGAGCCTTTGGCACGACGGGTTCTCTTGCCTATTTAGCTGTGATAACCCGATAGCCGACAACTTCGATATTTTGTCTTATCTAAAGGCGCAGCATATTTGGGTAAGTAAGACGGGTATGGGCACAGGTGTCGGGATCAACCCAAGCGAAGCGCAAAAACTTGGTTGGATAGATGAAGCACTAATGCGCATTGGCAAAACGCGTAATATCACGGTGTTCACACGACACTACCTGTCGGCGATTCTCTTCGCTCAACAGAAGAACCTGATCCTGACCATTCCAACCAAAGCGGCGCAATTGCAGCGCAACAACCCTCGATTGTTAATCAAACCTGCGCCATTTGCTATTGAACCCTTCGAGGTGAAAATGGCTTGGAGTCCATTATTACAAACCAATCCAGACCATCAATGGATGCGCCGATTGATTAAAAGTGTCGCCAATGAAATAGAGAGTGGTGTGACGGAATAA
- a CDS encoding isocitrate lyase: MSQITQDIEKIEVAKSAAGAPWDAINPESAARMRAQNKFKTGLDIAQYTADIMRSDMAAYDEDSSQYTQSLGCWHGFIGQQKLISIKKHFDGKTDRRYLYLSGWMVAALRSDFGPLPDQSMHEKTSVAGLVEELYTFLRQADARELGGLFRQLDAAREAGDVNQQDLIQDKIDNHVTHVVPIIADIDAGFGNAEATYLMAKQMIEAGACCLQIENQVADEKQCGHQDGKVTVPHADFHAKLRALRYAFLELGIDNGIIVARTDSQGAGLTKEIAVVKEPGDQGDIYNSYLDVEEIDVADMAEGDVCFNRDGKLVRPKRLPSGLYQFREGTGEDRCVFDCIEAINAGADLLWIETEKPHIGQIKEMMDGVREVHPNAKLVYNNSPSFNWTLNFRQQAYDAMAAAGKDVSAYDRASLMSAEYDETELSASADEKIRTFQADASREAGIFHHLITLPTYHTAALSTDNLAKEYFGDQGMLGYVANVQRKEIRQGIACVKHQNMSGSDMGDDHKEYFAGENALKAAGEANTSNQFD, encoded by the coding sequence ATGTCGCAAATTACACAAGATATCGAAAAGATTGAAGTTGCAAAAAGCGCTGCTGGTGCTCCATGGGATGCAATCAACCCTGAATCTGCAGCTCGTATGCGAGCTCAAAACAAATTCAAAACAGGTCTGGATATTGCGCAATACACGGCAGATATTATGCGTTCAGACATGGCGGCTTACGACGAAGACAGCTCTCAATACACTCAATCACTGGGTTGCTGGCATGGTTTCATCGGCCAACAAAAGCTGATTTCTATTAAGAAGCACTTTGATGGCAAGACAGACCGTCGTTACCTATACCTTTCAGGTTGGATGGTAGCAGCACTTCGCTCTGACTTCGGTCCACTTCCAGACCAATCTATGCATGAAAAAACGTCAGTTGCTGGCCTAGTAGAAGAGCTATACACCTTCCTACGCCAAGCGGATGCTCGTGAACTAGGTGGCTTGTTCCGTCAGCTAGACGCAGCACGTGAAGCGGGTGATGTGAATCAACAAGACCTTATCCAAGACAAAATCGACAACCACGTAACACACGTAGTGCCAATCATTGCCGATATCGATGCAGGTTTCGGTAACGCAGAAGCGACTTACCTAATGGCTAAGCAAATGATTGAAGCGGGTGCATGTTGTCTACAAATCGAAAACCAAGTAGCCGATGAGAAGCAATGTGGTCACCAAGACGGCAAAGTAACGGTTCCTCATGCTGATTTCCACGCAAAACTTCGCGCACTTCGTTACGCTTTCCTTGAACTAGGCATCGACAACGGCATCATTGTTGCTCGTACCGATTCACAAGGTGCTGGCCTAACAAAAGAAATCGCGGTAGTGAAAGAACCTGGCGACCAAGGTGATATCTACAACTCATACCTAGATGTTGAAGAGATTGATGTTGCAGATATGGCTGAAGGTGATGTTTGCTTCAACCGTGACGGCAAGCTAGTTCGTCCTAAGCGTCTGCCTTCAGGCTTATACCAATTCCGCGAAGGTACTGGTGAAGACCGCTGTGTATTCGACTGTATTGAAGCAATCAACGCGGGTGCTGACCTTCTTTGGATTGAGACTGAGAAACCACACATCGGTCAAATCAAAGAGATGATGGACGGCGTACGTGAAGTTCACCCTAATGCGAAACTGGTTTACAACAACTCTCCATCATTCAACTGGACATTAAACTTCCGCCAACAAGCATACGATGCAATGGCAGCAGCAGGTAAAGATGTATCAGCTTACGACCGTGCAAGCCTAATGAGTGCGGAATACGATGAAACTGAACTGTCTGCAAGCGCTGACGAGAAGATTCGTACATTCCAAGCAGACGCATCTCGCGAAGCGGGTATCTTCCACCACTTGATTACTCTGCCGACTTACCACACAGCAGCACTGTCTACCGACAACCTTGCAAAAGAATACTTCGGTGACCAAGGCATGTTGGGCTACGTTGCTAATGTTCAACGTAAAGAGATTCGCCAAGGTATCGCATGTGTTAAACACCAAAACATGTCTGGTTCAGACATGGGTGATGACCACAAAGAATACTTTGCTGGTGAAAATGCACTAAAAGCAGCGGGTGAAGCGAATACGTCTAATCAATTTGATTAA
- a CDS encoding NAD-dependent succinate-semialdehyde dehydrogenase — translation MLNIKNQHILSFIVTEANNAVAVTNPATGELIGHAPISSEAELASAIERAHVAQKEWAKIPAKSRAALLSGWHQLILENKEDLARLMTIEQGKPLAEATGEVVYGASFIEWFAEEAKRTYGDSIPSTVAGKRLVTIKQPIGVACAITPWNFPIAMITRKAAPALAAGCSFIVKPSDETPLSAFAVVELAYQAGIPKDLLQVVLGDSPEQIGELFTSHSLIKKISFTGSTRVGSILMAQAAKGIKRTSMELGGNAPFIVFDDADIDAAVQGAMASKFRNAGQTCVCANRFYIHSKVHDEFVAKFDQAVQQLKIGNGLDEGVTIGPVISERAKQNIQGLIDRAIEQGAQPVTPTQALDGLFIQPVILKDVKHSMDIVQQEIFGPVAPVMKFETDEELIEMANDTIYGLASYFYSQNIHRVWQVAEALEYGMVGINDGMISTEVAPFGGVKQSGIGREGAKEGIDEYMDIKYLCFGSN, via the coding sequence ATGCTAAACATTAAGAACCAGCACATACTCTCTTTTATAGTGACAGAAGCGAACAACGCAGTTGCAGTCACAAACCCAGCAACGGGTGAGCTTATTGGGCATGCGCCAATCTCATCCGAGGCGGAGTTAGCGAGCGCTATCGAACGTGCTCATGTTGCGCAGAAAGAGTGGGCAAAAATTCCCGCTAAATCCCGTGCTGCATTGCTAAGTGGTTGGCATCAACTGATCCTTGAAAACAAAGAAGATCTTGCTCGCCTAATGACCATTGAACAAGGTAAGCCGTTAGCAGAAGCGACAGGCGAAGTGGTTTATGGTGCTAGCTTTATTGAATGGTTCGCCGAAGAAGCCAAGCGTACTTATGGTGATTCTATTCCTAGTACCGTCGCTGGCAAACGCTTGGTGACCATCAAGCAACCTATCGGAGTCGCATGTGCCATTACGCCATGGAACTTTCCAATTGCGATGATCACTCGTAAAGCCGCTCCTGCCCTTGCTGCTGGCTGTAGTTTTATTGTGAAGCCCTCAGATGAAACGCCGCTTTCTGCATTTGCTGTGGTTGAATTGGCTTACCAAGCGGGCATTCCTAAAGATCTACTTCAAGTCGTACTTGGCGATAGCCCTGAACAGATTGGCGAGCTTTTCACATCACACTCACTGATCAAAAAGATCTCTTTTACTGGTTCGACTCGAGTCGGCAGTATCTTGATGGCTCAAGCGGCAAAAGGCATTAAGCGCACCTCAATGGAACTGGGTGGCAATGCACCGTTTATCGTGTTTGACGATGCGGACATCGACGCGGCCGTTCAAGGCGCAATGGCTTCAAAATTCCGTAATGCAGGCCAAACCTGTGTTTGTGCGAACCGTTTCTACATTCATAGCAAGGTGCATGACGAGTTTGTAGCGAAATTCGACCAAGCCGTTCAGCAGCTTAAAATTGGTAACGGATTAGATGAAGGCGTCACTATTGGCCCTGTTATCAGTGAAAGGGCGAAACAAAACATCCAAGGGTTGATTGACCGAGCGATTGAACAAGGTGCGCAGCCTGTAACCCCAACTCAAGCGCTTGACGGCTTGTTCATTCAACCTGTGATTCTTAAAGATGTGAAACACAGCATGGACATCGTTCAACAAGAGATCTTCGGCCCAGTCGCGCCTGTGATGAAATTTGAGACTGATGAAGAACTCATCGAGATGGCCAACGATACCATTTATGGTTTGGCATCTTACTTCTACAGCCAGAACATCCACCGCGTATGGCAGGTAGCAGAAGCGCTGGAATACGGCATGGTTGGCATTAATGACGGCATGATCTCGACTGAGGTTGCACCTTTTGGTGGGGTTAAGCAATCAGGGATTGGCCGTGAAGGCGCTAAAGAAGGCATCGATGAGTACATGGATATCAAGTATCTGTGCTTTGGTAGTAACTAG